In Papaver somniferum cultivar HN1 chromosome 1, ASM357369v1, whole genome shotgun sequence, a genomic segment contains:
- the LOC113292710 gene encoding scopoletin glucosyltransferase-like, which produces MGSETMTGHQQLHVYLFPVPAQGHMIPTVDIARLLAARGLKSTVICTPLNAISVSKTTERDRLSGLDINVQTIPFPAAEVGLPEGIESMDKLTSPEMVPKFMIAIALLQQPFEQLLEEHRPDFVIAGMFLPWATESAAKFDIPRIVFHGTSCFSLSVGESLRLYKPYEAISTDADPDSSFVIPGLPDKIEMTMAQLPDNVKVKNVFSEMMEKVRESELNSYGILVNSFYELEPAYVEHYRNILGRKTWHIGPVSLRNTDTSDKAQRGKESTIDEHYVLNWLNSKEPNSVLYVSFGSVSRVSNDQLLELAMGLENSGYSFIWVVRQIKNDDEESFLPKGFEERIEGKGLIIRDWAPQVLILDHQAVGGFMTHCGWNSTLEGISAGVPMITWPMFAEQFHNEKFNTQVIKIGAPLGAKEYNMWVDAKKVSLVKNETISTVVTQLMGDGEEAKEMRQRAKEIGEMAKRSVEEGGSSHTNLTTFIEEMKVYSKK; this is translated from the coding sequence ATGGGTTCTGAAACTATGACCGGTCATCAGCAGCTTCATGTCTATCTGTTCCCAGTCCCAGCTCAGGGTCATATGATTCCAACGGTTGATATTGCAAGACTACTTGCTGCTCGTGGTTTAAAATCTACTGTAATCTGTACTCCTCTTAATGCAATTTCCGTTTCGAAAACAACAGAAAGAGATCGACTATCCGGTCTCGATATCAATGTTCAAACCATTCCGTTCCCTGCTGCGGAAGTAGGATTACCTGAAGGAATTGAAAGTATGGATAAGCTCACTTCTCCTGAGATGGTTCCCAAGTTTATGATTGCTATTGCATTGCTTCAACAACCATTTGAGCAGCTTTTGGAAGAACACCGCCCAGATTTTGTCATTGCGGGTATGTTCTTGCCATGGGCAACGGAGTCCGCAGCTAAATTTGATATTCCTCGAATTGTCTTTCATGGAACAAGCTGCTTTTCACTCAGTGTCGGAGAGAGCTTAAGACTTTACAAACCTTACGAGGCAATCAGTACCGATGCTGACCCAGATTCCTCATTTGTGATCCCGGGTCTTCCAGACAAGATAGAGATGACCATGGCACAGTTACCAGACAATGTCAAAGTTAAGAATGTGTTCTctgagatgatggaaaaagtaagAGAATCCGAGCTAAATAGCTATGGAATCTTGGTTAACAGTTTCTACGAGCTGGAGCCAGCTTACGTCGAGCATTACAGAAACATCTTGGGAAGAAAAACTTGGCATATTGGCCCTGTTTCGCTTCGAAACACTGATACTTCAGATAAAGCTCAGAGAGGAAAGGAATCTACCATTGATGAACATTATGTTTTGAACTGGCTGAACTCGAAGGAACCGAATTCCGTTCTTTATGTTTCTTTCGGGAGTGTATCACGTGTTAGTAATGATCAATTGCTAGAACTAGCAATGGGTCTTGAGAATTCAGGATATTCATTCATTTGGGTTGTGCGGCAGATAAAGAACGATGATGAAGAGAGTTTCTTACCAAAAGGTTTTGAGGAGAGAATCGAAGGAAAGGGTCTCATAATTAGAGACTGGGCACCACAAGTACTCATTCTGGATCATCAAGCGGTTGGTGGATTTATGACTCATTGTGGATGGAATTCAACGTTGGAAGGTATAAGTGCAGGGGTTCCTATGATAACTTGGCCAATGTTTGCTGAACAGTTCCATAACGAGAAATTTAACACTCAAGTGATTAAGATTGGGGCCCCATTAGGAGCCAAAGAGTACAACATGTGGGTAGACGCGAAAAAAGTGTCACTAGTGAAGAACGAGACGATATCAACGGTGGTCACTCAGCTGATGGGTGACGGAGAAGAAGCCAAGGAAATGAGACAACGAGCTAAAGAAATTGGCGAAATGGCCAAGAGGTCTGTGGAAGAAGGCGGTTCATCTCATACCAACTTGACTACTTTTATTGAGGAAATGAAAGTCTATTCCAAGAAATAA
- the LOC113292719 gene encoding scopoletin glucosyltransferase-like, producing MASEISLQHQLHVFIFPATAQGHWIPMINIAKLFAARGVKTTIISTPLHAITLSKTINHDRLSGLDINIQTIPFPAVEVGLPEGTESVNQLISPDMIPKFFLAVSMLHQPFEKLLEEYRPDIVVADMFFPWATEAAAKFGIPRLIFHGINIFCQCVDENLRINKPFESITDDKESFLVPDLPDKIEMTKSQVPQHIIGDSMFSALMEKIRESEQKSYGVLVNSFYELEPAYADHYKNAMGIRAWQIGPLSLQNSDSTLDKAERRNESTTEEHSALKWLDSKKPNSVIYVSFGSMSKLPNDQLTEIATGLEDSGCSFIWVVRKTNSEEEEKFLPEGFEERMEGKGLIIREWAPQVLILDHPAVGGFMTHCGWNSILEGITAGVPMITWPMFAEQFYNEKLVTQVLKIGSQVGAGEWNGWIETANASVKKEHISKAVTQLMSDDGEENKDMRKRVTELGEKAKRAVKEDGSSYVQFTALIEELKMSKK from the coding sequence ATGGCTTCTGAAATTTCCCTTCAGCATCAACTTCATGTCTTCATTTTCCCTGCCACAGCTCAAGGTCATTGGATCCCAATGATCAACATTGCGAAGCTATTTGCTGCTCGTGGTGTTAAAACCACTATTATTAGCACACCTCTTCACGCGATAACCCTTTCGAAAactatcaatcatgatagattATCTGGTCTCGATATTAATATTCAGACAATTCCATTCCCTGCAGTTGAGGTCGGGTTGCCGGAAGGAACAGAAAGTGTTAACCAACTTATTTCACCTGACATGATACCTAAATTCTTTTTGGCCGTTAGCATGCTTCATCAGCCATTTGAAAAACTCTTGGAAGAATACCGCCCAGATATTGTTGTTGCTGATATGTTCTTTCCTTGGGCAACTGAGGCAGCAGCAAAATTTGGCATTCCTCGGTTAATCTTTCATGGAATAAACATATTTTGTCAGTGTGTCGACGAGAACTTGAGAATTAACAAACCATTCGAGAGCATCACAGATGATAAAGAATCTTTTTTGGTTCCTGATCTTCCTGACAAGATAGAGATGACCAAGTCTCAAGTGCCTCAACATATTATTGGCGATTCCATGTTTAGTGCATTGATGGAGAAAATCAGAGAATCGGAGCAGAAGAGCTATGGAGTTTTGGTGAACAGCTTCTACGAGCTGGAGCCAGCATATGCTGACCATTACAAGAATGCTATGGGAATAAGAGCATGGCAGATTGGTCCTCTTTCGCTTCAAAATAGTGATAGTACATTAGATAAGGCTGAAAGGCGAAATGAATCAACTACTGAAGAGCATAGCGCTTTGAAATGGCTCGATTCCAAGAAACCAAACTCAGTTATTTATGTGTCCTTTGGTAGTATGTCTAAACTCCCTAATGATCAATTGACTGAGATAGCAACCGGTCTAGAAGATTCAGGATGCTCATTTATTTGGGTTGTGAGAAAGACGAATAGCGAAGAGGAAGAAAAATTCTTACCCGAAGGCTTTGAAGAGCGAATGGAAGGCAAGGGATTGATAATTAGGGAATGGGCACCGCAAGTGCTCATCCTCGACCATCCAGCAGTTGGAGGATTCATGACTCACTGTGGATGGAATTCTATTTTGGAAGGTATAACTGCAGGTGTTCCTATGATAACTTGGCCTATGTTTGCGGAACAGTTCTATAATGAGAAGTTAGTTACTCAAGTGTTGAAAATTGGAAGCCAAGTAGGAGCTGGGGAATGGAACGGCTGGATAGAAACGGCAAATGCATCTGTGAAGAAGGAGCACATATCTAAGGCAGTCACTCAGCTAATGAGTGATGACGGAGAAGAAAACAAGGATATGCGAAAGCGAGTGACCGAACTTGGTGAAAAGGCGAAAAGAGCTGTAAAAGAAGACGGCTCGTCTTATGTTCAATTTACTGCTTTGATTGAGGAATTGAAAATGTCTAAGAAGTAA